TCCCCGGGTCGCAGGGCGCGGGTGTCGCGGACGTGCTGGTGGCGCGCGCGGACGGCACGGCGGCACGCGACTTCACCGGTCGGCTGTCCTTTCCTTGGCCCGCCGACGCTCGTTCGCCGATCGACAAGCCGCTATTCGCCATGGGGTACGGGCTCGATTACGCTGCGAAGAACAGCCTTCCCCAACTTTCGGAAGACCCCGGAATGGACGTGGCCGCCGCGCTGAACGTCGCCAATTTCTTCGCAGCAGGCCGAGCACAGGATCCATGGAGCATGACCCTGACCGATGCCGGTGGCGCGCGCGCGGTGGGGCCGGGTACGACCACCAGTGCCCGCAATAGCTTGGTCGCCAGCCCAGTCGATTTCGCGGCGCAGGAAGATGCGAAGGCGATCGTATGGTCGGGCGAGGGGGCAGTCAGTATCGACGGGCCCGCGGCGGATCTGTCGCGACAGCTCAACAACGCGTTCGCGGTGCGGATCGACGGAAGGATCGACAAGCGGGGGCCCGGGCGCGTGCTGGTGGCGCTGGGTAACCGTAATTTCGACGTTACCGACCTGCTGGCACGCATGCCGATTGGCCAGCCGATGACGTTGAAGATCCCGCTGCGCTGCTTCGCCGATGCCGGTGCTGATCTTTCGCAGGTCGGCAATGCGCTGCGGATCACCGCGGACAGCGGATTCGCCATGACCCTGGCGGGGGCGAAGGTCGAAGCGGTGGGTGAAGACCTCGCCTGTCCGGTGGCGGTACCATGAGCGCCGCAGCGTGCAGCGAAACCGTGCCTCCTTTGCGCAGGGCCGCGTTGTCTCTCGCATCGATATTGCTGGTGGCGGGTTGCACGACTGTGCAGCAACGCGCCGACGCTGAGGCTTCGGCTGCGGATATTCTGTTCGTCGACCAGTTCGACGGCCCCGCGCTCGATCCGAGCAAGTGGAACGTCGAGGGGCCGGAGTTCTGGGTGAACAACGAACAGCAGGCCTATGTCGATGCGCCCGATACGATCCAGCTTCTGCCGGCTGGCGCGATATCCGGAGCCGAGGACGGGGTGCTGGTCCTGAAGCCGCAGTTCCGCAAGGGGTTTCGCACGCCGTCGGGCCGCACGGCGGATTTCGTGTCGGGCCGCATCAATACCCGGGACAAGTTCGACTTCACCTACGGGACGGCATCAGCGCGGATAAAGATGCCGGACGCGGCGGGGGTTTGGCCGGCCTTCTGGTTGCTGGGATATGGCGATTGGCCCGCCTCGGGCGAGACCGACATCATGGAATATGTCGGCGAGAAGGACTGGGTCGGCGTGGCAATGCACGGACCTGGCTATTCCGGCGAAACGCCGCTGGTGAACAAATACTACTTTCCCGACGACACCGACGTGACGGACTGGCATGTCTATTCGGTCGAACGGTCGCCCGACCAGCTGCTGTTCAAGATCGATGGCAGGCCGATCTACCGCGTGACGCGCCCGATGGTCGAACATTACGGCAAATGGGTCTACGACCGGCCCGAATATATCATCCTGAACTTCGCGCTCGGCGGGGCCTACCCCTCCAAGATCAACGGCATCGAGCGGCCCTATAACGGGCTGCCGGTGGAGACGGTCGAGCGGATCAAGAATGGCGACATAGCGATGTATGTCGATTGGGTGCGCGTGACTGGAGAGGCAGCCGACGCCGAGTGAGGGCAGTGGGGCGTTGCCGGTCGAGCCGCCGGCGCGGGGCTACGCCGTGCGCTTGTCCGCCGGCAAACCCGCAACTTCGCCAAGCACCCGCTCGGCATGTTCGGGGCGGCAGATGAGCAGGTCCGGCAGGTAAGTATCGCGCTGGTTGTAGACCAGCGGGCTGCCGTCGATACGCGAACAGTGCAGACCGTGCGCCAGCGCCACGGCGACCGGCGCGCAGCTGTCCCATTCGAACTGACCGCCCGAATGGAGGTAAATGTCCGCCTCCCCGCGAATGATGGCCATCGCCTTCGCTCCCGCGCTGCCCATCGGTACCAGTTCCGCGCTCAGGCGTTCGGCCACCGCCGTCGCTTCGGCGGCAGGTCGGGTCCGGCTGACGACCATACGCAGGCGCTCGGGTGCAGATGGAACCACCGCCGGTTGATCGCTGCGCAGCACCGCGTCGCAACCCGGCAGCGCGACCGCGCCGACGCTTGCTACACCGTTGATGGAAAGGCCGACATGCACCGCCCAGTCGGCGCGCTTCTCACCGTATTCGCGCGTGCCGTCCACCGGATCGACGATCCACACACGTTCGATATCCAGCCGTTCGGGCGTATCCTTGCTTTCTTCGGATAGCAGTCCGTCGTCGGGCCGCTGCTGCCGCAAAGCATGGACCAGGAACTGGTTCGCGGTCTGGTCGCCCGCCTTGCCCAGCGCCTTGCCTTCGAACATCCCGCTTTCGCGCACCGTCAGGAGAATGCGACCCGCCTCGCGCGCGAGATGGGCGGCCAGTTCGGCATCGGTCATCGCAGTCCGGTTCCCTCTTGGAGCGTCGCCTGGCGATCGGCAGGGGGTGCCTCTTCGACCGGTTTCTGGAACCCCCAATTGACCCCGGCCCAGGCTCGCTCGTGCAGATAGTAGAGCACCATCTTGGTCAGCACCTCGGTCCCTGCGATGGCCCCTGCGGCACGTGCGCTGCCGGTGAAGATGAACCCCAGGATGAAGGTGTCGAGACTGCCGAGCAACCGCCAGCTGATCGCCTTGACCAGTGAGCGGGAATGGGCTTCCCTACCTTTGAAAAGAAACATGTCGCCCCCTGTGATCGGCCGCTATTTTAGCGGCATGAGCCGCTGCACGATGTAGTCTGCGGCTTCTTCAGCCGACATCTCGACCGTGTTTACCGTGATATCGGGGGTCTGTGGCTCCTCATACGAACTGTCTATGCCGGTGAAATTCTTCAACGTCCCGCTCCGGGCCTTTTTGTACAGGCCCTTCTCGTCGCGCGCCTCGGCCACTTCCAGTGGCGTGTCGACGAAGATTTCGACGAACTCGCCATCGGGCAGCATGTCGCGCACCATCTCGCGCTCCGCACGGAACGGGCTGATGAAGGCGGTCAGGACGATCAACCCGGCATCGGCCATCAGCTTCGACACCTCGCCGATCCGCCGGATGTTCTCGATCCGGTCCGCCTCGGTGAAACCGAGGTCCTTGTTCAGCCCGTGGCGGATATTGTCGCCGTCGAGCAGGAAGGTGTGCCGGTTCATCAACGCGAGCTTCTTCTCGACCTCGTTGGCGATGGTCGACTTGCCCGAGCCCGAAAGACCGGTGAACCAGAGGACCTTGGGCGTCTGGTTCTTCAGGCTGGCGCGCTCGCGCCGGGTAACGTCGGTCGGCTGCCAGTGCACGTTCTGCGCGCGGCGAAGGCTGAAATTGATCATGCCCGCCGCGACTGTCGCATTGGTGATCTTGTCGATCAGGATGAAGCCGCCGAGCGCCGGATTGTCCTGATAAGGCTCGAACACGATCGACCGGTCGGTATGCATCTCCGCCACGCCGATCGCATTGAGAGACAGCGTCTTGGCGGCCAGTTGCGCCATCGTGTTGACGTTGATCTCGTATTTCGGCTCCTGCACCGTGGCCGAGACGGTCTGTGTGCCGAGCTTCAGCCAATAGGCGCGCCCGACATGCAAATCCTCGTCCGACAGCCAGACGAAAGTGGATTCGAACTGGTCGGCGGTCTGGGGCGGATCGTCCGCATCCGCGATCACGTCGCCGCGCGAACAGTCGATCTCGTCGGCGAAGGTGATGGTGGTCGATTCCCCCGCCATCGCTCCGTCACGGTCTTCCGAGCTGTCGGCATCGGGCATCGCCACCACGCGCGCGACCGTGGTGGTCTTGCCCGACGGAAGCACGCGTACCCTGTCGCCCGGCGCGACGGTGCCGGAGGCGACGAGGCCGGCGAAACCGCGGAAGTCGAGATTGGGTCGGTTTACCCATTGAACCGGCATGCGGAATGGCTTCGCCCCTTCCACCTCGGAACTGACCTCCACCGCTTCGAGATGCTCGATCAGGCTCGGGCCATCATACCAGGGGGTGTTGTCCGATGGTGCGGTAGTGATGTTGTCGCCGCGGAAACCGGAGATCGGGATTGCGGTAAAATTCTCGATCCCGATGCCTTGCGCGAATTCGGCGTAATCGGCGCGGATCTGTTCGAAGGTTTCCTGCGAATAGTCGACCAGGTCCATCTTGTTGACCGCCAGCACGATGTGGCGAATGCCCAGCAGGTGGCAAAGATAGCTGTGGCGCCGGGTCTGGACCAGCACGCCCTTGCGCGCATCGATCAGGATCACCGCCAGGTCCGCGGTCGACGCACCGGTAACCATGTTGCGCGTG
Above is a genomic segment from Erythrobacter sp. 3-20A1M containing:
- the cysN gene encoding sulfate adenylyltransferase subunit CysN; protein product: MSEPIYRTDALIAEDIDSYLERHQHKTMLRFITCGSVDDGKSTLIGRLLYDSKMIFEDQLAALEDDSKRVGTQGQEIDFALLVDGLAAEREQGITIDVAYRFFNTENRKFIVADCPGHEQYTRNMVTGASTADLAVILIDARKGVLVQTRRHSYLCHLLGIRHIVLAVNKMDLVDYSQETFEQIRADYAEFAQGIGIENFTAIPISGFRGDNITTAPSDNTPWYDGPSLIEHLEAVEVSSEVEGAKPFRMPVQWVNRPNLDFRGFAGLVASGTVAPGDRVRVLPSGKTTTVARVVAMPDADSSEDRDGAMAGESTTITFADEIDCSRGDVIADADDPPQTADQFESTFVWLSDEDLHVGRAYWLKLGTQTVSATVQEPKYEINVNTMAQLAAKTLSLNAIGVAEMHTDRSIVFEPYQDNPALGGFILIDKITNATVAAGMINFSLRRAQNVHWQPTDVTRRERASLKNQTPKVLWFTGLSGSGKSTIANEVEKKLALMNRHTFLLDGDNIRHGLNKDLGFTEADRIENIRRIGEVSKLMADAGLIVLTAFISPFRAEREMVRDMLPDGEFVEIFVDTPLEVAEARDEKGLYKKARSGTLKNFTGIDSSYEEPQTPDITVNTVEMSAEEAADYIVQRLMPLK
- a CDS encoding 3'(2'),5'-bisphosphate nucleotidase CysQ, with protein sequence MTDAELAAHLAREAGRILLTVRESGMFEGKALGKAGDQTANQFLVHALRQQRPDDGLLSEESKDTPERLDIERVWIVDPVDGTREYGEKRADWAVHVGLSINGVASVGAVALPGCDAVLRSDQPAVVPSAPERLRMVVSRTRPAAEATAVAERLSAELVPMGSAGAKAMAIIRGEADIYLHSGGQFEWDSCAPVAVALAHGLHCSRIDGSPLVYNQRDTYLPDLLICRPEHAERVLGEVAGLPADKRTA
- a CDS encoding family 16 glycosylhydrolase, which gives rise to MQQRADAEASAADILFVDQFDGPALDPSKWNVEGPEFWVNNEQQAYVDAPDTIQLLPAGAISGAEDGVLVLKPQFRKGFRTPSGRTADFVSGRINTRDKFDFTYGTASARIKMPDAAGVWPAFWLLGYGDWPASGETDIMEYVGEKDWVGVAMHGPGYSGETPLVNKYYFPDDTDVTDWHVYSVERSPDQLLFKIDGRPIYRVTRPMVEHYGKWVYDRPEYIILNFALGGAYPSKINGIERPYNGLPVETVERIKNGDIAMYVDWVRVTGEAADAE
- a CDS encoding DUF2061 domain-containing protein; translated protein: MFLFKGREAHSRSLVKAISWRLLGSLDTFILGFIFTGSARAAGAIAGTEVLTKMVLYYLHERAWAGVNWGFQKPVEEAPPADRQATLQEGTGLR